The Pieris rapae chromosome 16, ilPieRapa1.1, whole genome shotgun sequence genome includes a region encoding these proteins:
- the LOC110998640 gene encoding frizzled-7 has product MGKIWMLFIQSLFQLFIITECSRVPIYQGDIIPHHGRCEPITIQYCQQIRYNETIFPNLIDHVKQEDAGSEVYSIFTPLIKNNCSPDLKAFLCSVYAPVCTILDTPIPPCRHLCEIVQLDCNERVKHFGFQWPDHLNCSKFPVKTDESVMCFGNNNVSQATRISQERRLPKVEYKSNIDRDPAKLHGAKNYGFVCPVQFKIPKNFDLEYSLKVGDKVEHDCGAPCNGMFFSKDEKNFARLWIGVWATLCASSCLFTVLTFLIDTDRFRYPERPIIFLSVCYLMVATAYIIGWGAGDSVSCQGPFSMTVSGTKLPNIMVITQGTKHEPCTILFMILYFFSMASSIWWVILTLTWFLAAGLKWGHEAIEANSQYFHLAAWAVPAVKTISILAMGNVDGDVLSGVCYVGLWDAEALRGFVLVPLCAYLVLGTIFLLAGFVSLFRIRTVMKHDGTKTDKLEKLMIRIGIFGVLYTVPALIVIACLFYEQAHFDSWMVTWHRDMCSSPKYSIPCPFTKQEADRPKFEMFIIKYLMTMIVGITSSFWIWSSKTIVTWRQFFDKVKGRRVEAYV; this is encoded by the exons atggGAAAAATATGGATGTTGTTTATACAATCACTATTTCAGTTGTTTATTATTACCGAATGTTCACGTGTTCCTATTTATCAGGGAGATATAATACCTCACCATGGTCGTTGTGAACCAATTACTATTCAATATTGCCAACAGATAAGGTATAATGAGACGATTTTCCCAAACTTAATTGATCACGTTAAACAAGAAGATGCTGGATCTGAAGTTTACAGTATTTTTACTCcactcataaaaaataattgttcacCAGATTTAAAAGCATTCTTATGCTCAGTGTATGCGCCTGTATGCACTATATTGGATACACCAATACCTCCATGTCGTCATTTATGCGAAATAGTTCAACTTGATTGCAATGAACGCGTAAAACATTTTGGATTTCAGTGGCCTGACCACTTAAACTGTTCAAAGTTTCCAGTTAAGACTGATGAAAGTGTAATGTGTTttggtaataataatgtttctcAGGCAACTCGTATCTCACAAGAACGAAGACTTCCAAAGGTtgaatataaatctaatattgaCAGAGATCCAGCTAAGTTACATGGAGCTAAAAATTATGGGTTTGTTTGCCctgtacaatttaaaataccaaaaaatttTGACTTGGAATATTCTCTTAAAGTTGGAGATAAAGTTGAGCATGATTGTGGGGCACCCTGTAATGGAATGTTTTTCAGCAAGGATGAAAAGAATTTTGCTAGACTATGGATTGGTGTTTGGGCAACACTATGTGCATCCAGTTGCCTTTTTACAGttcttacatttttaattgacacTGATAGATTTAGATACCCAGAAAGACCAATAATATTTCTGTCAGTATGTTACTTAATGGTAGCCACTGCATACATTATAGGATGGGGTGCTGGAGACAGTGTCAGTTGTCAAGGTCCATTTTCGATGACTGTGAGTGGAACAAAATTACCAAACATTATGGTTATAACTCAAGGAACTAAACATGAACCATGCACAATTCTTTTTATGATTCTATATTTCTTTAGTATGGCATCAAGTATTTGGTGGGTTATATTAACACTAACATGGTTCTTGGCAGCTGGTCTTAAATGGGGCCATGAAGCAATTGAAGCTAACTCTCAATATTTTCACTTAGCAGCTTGGGCAGTCCCTGCAGTTAAAACTATATCAATATTGGCCATGGGTAATGTTGATG GGGATGTCTTGTCAGGAGTATGCTATGTTGGACTATGGGATGCTGAAGCTCTTAGAGGATTTGTTTTGGTCCCTCTATGTGCTTATCTAGTATTGGGAACCATATTTCTACTTGCTGGATTTGTTTCTTTGTTCAGGATTAGAACTGTCATGAAACATGATGGAACAAAAACAGATAAGCTTGAGAAGCTAATGATTCGTATAGGCATCTTTGGTGTCCTCTACACCGTGCCAGCCCTTATTGTTATAGCATGCTTGTTCTATGAACAGGCTCATTTTGATTCATGGATGGTAACATGGCATCGTGATATGTGCTCTTCTCCGAAATACTCAATCCCTTGTCCATTTACAAAGCAGGAAGCAGACAGACcaaaatttgaaatgtttatcataaaatatcttatgaCAATGATTGTTGGGATAACATCTAGTTTTTGGATCTGGTCAAGCAAAACAATAGTGACATGGCGCCAATTTTTTGACAAAGTTAAGGGAAGACGTGTGGAAGCATATGTATGA
- the LOC110998635 gene encoding anaphase-promoting complex subunit 5 isoform X1, with protein sequence MDAGAENLDFVKLVNVKGNVDNITPHKIAVVAFIREYGLLKIEAREMSERTIAPKYRKDFCILALKIIQCPDMEFKELEALLTDGRYNLLSVHLQNFCVRLQNIYINGINALMDCVTSTLKMLMIEQSEVKPSIVNRCSVIGFYLRRIVLHLDKLTFIQLGTLYKSFCQYYQKGRPGLMMRSLSKEKLHNIDSQTSTSMNDESRPQEILSKFIGDKDNNFEECQWSRKQAELFTAQQANLLQINPKMALAPKQLQKMTMQIIHDIPEYPDVHFLSFLNCLRMKEFCGAQESLYNCFDRPVFSIGNGSDKNKNFRFAALNRAAMHVQFGHKPLAMEGVREALAKAQEAGDSACMSHAAAWGALAGGRARRAALLSRMPRAPRAAAAAAQFMALHAALNFVKPCEVFQIISKGDSLNYMHSLTDLTMAALANTAALWGLYGKSEMASINCQLLLNLNTKCKIGTGAAWQWGDTSATAGAGAVGVAAWRGHVAIATALASHFTTPPARALNLRHHATFALRAGKWEEAEQSIRELASFDRWESQLLKAEMYFLKGDPTNSLETLQDILENCKTEDDSQHYIPLRLKAMILESEVEHSFSSVQSINIILLNEALTIARLSHLHYLAACIEMHIANVQLHMGCSKKALLLARKVLPTIMEHGSAYDVARGMLLYTKCRIATVSPAGDARQQVLQSCCESLDIVKENFSKVGAQNRVLQTWYLQARLFHDIGNIAARNQCAWMFRQLESQLPLDTLQMSHIVF encoded by the exons atggatGCTGGAGCAGAAAATCTTGATTTTGTTAAACTCGTTAATGTAAAGGGAAATGTTGATAATATCACTCCTCATAAAATAGCAGTTGTCGCTTTTATTAGAGAATATGGGTTGCTGAAAATTGAAG CCAGAGAAATGTCTGAGCGCACAATAGCTCCTAAATATAGAAaggatttttgtattttggctttaaaaataatacag TGTCCTGATATGGAGTTCAAAGAGTTAGAAGCGCTTCTTACAGATGGAAGGTACAATCTTTTGAGTGTACACTTACAGAACTTTTGTGTTAGACtgcaaaacatttatataaatggaaTAAATGCACTGATGGATTGTGTTACATCCACATTGAAGATGTTGATGATAGAACAATCTGAAGTTAAGCCATCTATTGTTAATAGATGCAGTGTCATag GATTTTACCTCAGGAGGATTGTATTGCATTTGGATAAACTGACTTTTATTCAACTTGGTACATTGTATAAATCATTCTGTcaatattatcaaaaaggtaGACCAGGTCTTATGATGAGATCCTTGAGCAAAGAG aaGCTGCATAATATTGATTCACAGACATCAACGTCTATGAATGATGAATCAAGACCTCAAGAAATTCTTTCAAAGTTTATTGGAGATAAGGATAA caACTTCGAAGAGTGTCAGTGGTCACGAAAACAAGCGGAGCTATTTACGGCCCAACAGGCCAACTTATTGCAGATTAATCCAAAAATGGCGCTGGCCCCAAAGCAGTTGCAAAAGATGACAATGCAAATCATTCACGACATACCTGAATATCCAGACGtg cattttttaagttttttgaatTGCTTGCGGATGAAAGAATTTTGTGGCGCACAAGAGTCGTTGTACAACTGTTTTGACCGGCCTGTCTTTAGTATTGGCAATGGTAGTGATAAAAACAAGAATTTCCGATTTGCTGCCCTTAACAGAGCTGCAATGCACGTTCAGTTTGGTCATAA ACCTCTAGCTATGGAAGGTGTTCGCGAAGCCCTGGCGAAAGCCCAAGAGGCAGGTGACAGTGCGTGTATGTCTCATGCGGCGGCTTGGGGAGCCCTAGCGGGTGGGAGAGCTCGTCGAGCTGCGTTGTTATCTCGTATGCCTCGTGCACCTAGGGCTGCTGCAGCAGCAGCTCAGTTCATGGCCTTGCATGCAGCACTCAACTTTGTCAAGCCGTGCGAAGTGTTTCAG ATAATAAGCAAAGGAGATTCCTTAAATTACATGCATTCATTGACAGACCTCACCATGGCGGCATTGGCGAATACGGCCGCCCTTTGGGGTCTTTATGGGAAATCTGAAATGGCCTCTATCAATTGCCAACTCTTgttgaatttaaatacaa aatGCAAAATCGGCACGGGTGCCGCATGGCAATGGGGCGATACAAGTGCGACGGCGGGTGCGGGGGCAGTGGGCGTGGCAGCGTGGCGGGGCCACGTTGCCATAGCAACCGCGCTCGCTTCTCACTTCACTACGCCGCCCGCGCGAGCTCTTAACTTAAGACATCACGCTACATTCGCGCTAAGAGCCG GAAAATGGGAAGAAGCCGAACAAAGTATACGCGAATTAGCGTCATTCGATAGGTGGGAAAGTCAATTACTGAAAGCAGAGATGTACTTTTTGAAAGGTGACCCCACGAATTCCCTCGAAACGTTACAAGATATTTTGGAAAATTGTAAAACTGAAGATGACAGCCAACATTATATTCCCCTCCGTTTAAAAGCAATGATTCTAGAATCGGAAGTTGAGCATTCATTTAGTAGTGTACAATcgataaacataatattgttgaACGAAGCGTTGACGATAGCTAGATTATCGCACTTGCATTATCTCGCTGCGTGTATAGAAATGCATATAGCGAACGTGCAGTTGCATATGGGATGTTCGAAAAAGGCTTTACTATTGGCGAGAAAGGTTCTACCAACGATTATGGAACATGGCAGCGCTTACGATGTGGCAAGAG gaatgcttttatatacaaaatgccGGATAGCAACCGTATCTCCAGCAGGGGATGCAAGACAACAAGTATTGCAATCGTGTTGTGAAAGTTTGGACATAGTTAAGGAAAATTTCTCTAAAGTTGGAGCTCAAAATCGCGTGTTACAAACGTGGTATTTACAg GCTAGACTTTTTCATGACATTGGAAATATTGCAGCAAGGAATCAATGCGCATGGATGTTTAGACAATTAGAATCTCAATTACCTTTAGATACTTTGCAAATGTcacatattgtattttaa
- the LOC110998635 gene encoding anaphase-promoting complex subunit 5 isoform X2 has translation MEFKELEALLTDGRYNLLSVHLQNFCVRLQNIYINGINALMDCVTSTLKMLMIEQSEVKPSIVNRCSVIGFYLRRIVLHLDKLTFIQLGTLYKSFCQYYQKGRPGLMMRSLSKEKLHNIDSQTSTSMNDESRPQEILSKFIGDKDNNFEECQWSRKQAELFTAQQANLLQINPKMALAPKQLQKMTMQIIHDIPEYPDVHFLSFLNCLRMKEFCGAQESLYNCFDRPVFSIGNGSDKNKNFRFAALNRAAMHVQFGHKPLAMEGVREALAKAQEAGDSACMSHAAAWGALAGGRARRAALLSRMPRAPRAAAAAAQFMALHAALNFVKPCEVFQIISKGDSLNYMHSLTDLTMAALANTAALWGLYGKSEMASINCQLLLNLNTKCKIGTGAAWQWGDTSATAGAGAVGVAAWRGHVAIATALASHFTTPPARALNLRHHATFALRAGKWEEAEQSIRELASFDRWESQLLKAEMYFLKGDPTNSLETLQDILENCKTEDDSQHYIPLRLKAMILESEVEHSFSSVQSINIILLNEALTIARLSHLHYLAACIEMHIANVQLHMGCSKKALLLARKVLPTIMEHGSAYDVARGMLLYTKCRIATVSPAGDARQQVLQSCCESLDIVKENFSKVGAQNRVLQTWYLQARLFHDIGNIAARNQCAWMFRQLESQLPLDTLQMSHIVF, from the exons ATGGAGTTCAAAGAGTTAGAAGCGCTTCTTACAGATGGAAGGTACAATCTTTTGAGTGTACACTTACAGAACTTTTGTGTTAGACtgcaaaacatttatataaatggaaTAAATGCACTGATGGATTGTGTTACATCCACATTGAAGATGTTGATGATAGAACAATCTGAAGTTAAGCCATCTATTGTTAATAGATGCAGTGTCATag GATTTTACCTCAGGAGGATTGTATTGCATTTGGATAAACTGACTTTTATTCAACTTGGTACATTGTATAAATCATTCTGTcaatattatcaaaaaggtaGACCAGGTCTTATGATGAGATCCTTGAGCAAAGAG aaGCTGCATAATATTGATTCACAGACATCAACGTCTATGAATGATGAATCAAGACCTCAAGAAATTCTTTCAAAGTTTATTGGAGATAAGGATAA caACTTCGAAGAGTGTCAGTGGTCACGAAAACAAGCGGAGCTATTTACGGCCCAACAGGCCAACTTATTGCAGATTAATCCAAAAATGGCGCTGGCCCCAAAGCAGTTGCAAAAGATGACAATGCAAATCATTCACGACATACCTGAATATCCAGACGtg cattttttaagttttttgaatTGCTTGCGGATGAAAGAATTTTGTGGCGCACAAGAGTCGTTGTACAACTGTTTTGACCGGCCTGTCTTTAGTATTGGCAATGGTAGTGATAAAAACAAGAATTTCCGATTTGCTGCCCTTAACAGAGCTGCAATGCACGTTCAGTTTGGTCATAA ACCTCTAGCTATGGAAGGTGTTCGCGAAGCCCTGGCGAAAGCCCAAGAGGCAGGTGACAGTGCGTGTATGTCTCATGCGGCGGCTTGGGGAGCCCTAGCGGGTGGGAGAGCTCGTCGAGCTGCGTTGTTATCTCGTATGCCTCGTGCACCTAGGGCTGCTGCAGCAGCAGCTCAGTTCATGGCCTTGCATGCAGCACTCAACTTTGTCAAGCCGTGCGAAGTGTTTCAG ATAATAAGCAAAGGAGATTCCTTAAATTACATGCATTCATTGACAGACCTCACCATGGCGGCATTGGCGAATACGGCCGCCCTTTGGGGTCTTTATGGGAAATCTGAAATGGCCTCTATCAATTGCCAACTCTTgttgaatttaaatacaa aatGCAAAATCGGCACGGGTGCCGCATGGCAATGGGGCGATACAAGTGCGACGGCGGGTGCGGGGGCAGTGGGCGTGGCAGCGTGGCGGGGCCACGTTGCCATAGCAACCGCGCTCGCTTCTCACTTCACTACGCCGCCCGCGCGAGCTCTTAACTTAAGACATCACGCTACATTCGCGCTAAGAGCCG GAAAATGGGAAGAAGCCGAACAAAGTATACGCGAATTAGCGTCATTCGATAGGTGGGAAAGTCAATTACTGAAAGCAGAGATGTACTTTTTGAAAGGTGACCCCACGAATTCCCTCGAAACGTTACAAGATATTTTGGAAAATTGTAAAACTGAAGATGACAGCCAACATTATATTCCCCTCCGTTTAAAAGCAATGATTCTAGAATCGGAAGTTGAGCATTCATTTAGTAGTGTACAATcgataaacataatattgttgaACGAAGCGTTGACGATAGCTAGATTATCGCACTTGCATTATCTCGCTGCGTGTATAGAAATGCATATAGCGAACGTGCAGTTGCATATGGGATGTTCGAAAAAGGCTTTACTATTGGCGAGAAAGGTTCTACCAACGATTATGGAACATGGCAGCGCTTACGATGTGGCAAGAG gaatgcttttatatacaaaatgccGGATAGCAACCGTATCTCCAGCAGGGGATGCAAGACAACAAGTATTGCAATCGTGTTGTGAAAGTTTGGACATAGTTAAGGAAAATTTCTCTAAAGTTGGAGCTCAAAATCGCGTGTTACAAACGTGGTATTTACAg GCTAGACTTTTTCATGACATTGGAAATATTGCAGCAAGGAATCAATGCGCATGGATGTTTAGACAATTAGAATCTCAATTACCTTTAGATACTTTGCAAATGTcacatattgtattttaa